From the Corynebacterium zhongnanshanii genome, the window AAGCTGTATGACAAGCTGGCTGATTCTTACGCGCCGAACAAGGATGCGCAGAACACGAAGCCTGTGGTGCAGGAGTCCGAGAAGGATCCGAAGGCGGATGCGGAGGTCATCAAGGACACGGAGGTGCCTGTGGAGGGCGAGGTGGCGTCGGCGCAGCAGGGTGATGCCGAGGTTGCTGCGGATAAGCAGAAGAAGACCGACGCCGAAGCTCCCGCCAAGAAGGAGTCCGACAAGCAGGAGGCCTCCAACCCCGCGCTGGATCTGAAGCCGTTTTTGACGGTGTCCTCCGCGAAGGCCCCTGGTTTCGCCGGCACGGTGGCGCTGCACGTGGAGAATGTGGGCTCCGAGCGCTACTACGGCGACTTCCCTGCAACCCAGTTCAAGGTGCAGGTGAAGACGGAGGAGGGCCCGAAGGGTGTGGATCGTCTGATCACTCCGCGCTCGTCGAATGGTGCTCACATCCGGGACTTGGGCTTTGATGAGAAGACCTCCACCCGCACCTTTGAGGTGACCCTGGCGAACCCCGTGAACCCCGGTGAGAAGGTGCGCGTGGCGAACTTGGACTTCGGTGATGGCGGCACGAAGCTGGGTCGTGTGAAGAACTCGATCACGGTGACTCAGACCGCGCGCCTGAAGGGCGACACGTCCACGAGCAACGATCAGAATGTGAACTCCAAGAACGCCACGGTGAACGATTTCGGCAAGAAGCACCCTGGCATCTTCTAAACTTGGGGTTTATGACTGCTGATTCCCCTAAGACTGGCGCCCCGGGCGCGAGCACCTCGAGCTCTGCGTCCGCGGGCGCTTCTGGCGCTGCGTCCATCGGTGCTTCTGGCGCTGCGCCCAGCGCCACCATCCTCAGCTCCGAGACCACAGACAACATCACCCTCCGCATCTCTGACGAGGGCATTGCCTACGTCCTGCTGGACCGCCCCGAGAAACTGAACGCCCTGACCATCCCGATGCTGAAGCGCATGATCCAGGTGTCCCGGCAGATCCAGAAGGATAAGTCCATCCGCGCGGTGATCCTCACCGGCGCGAATGGCAACTTCAGCTCCGGCCTGGACTTCGGGGCCGCGTTCAAGAGCCCGCGGGAGATTGCCGCGAACTTCGCCAGCCGTCCATGGCGCGGCACCAATACCTTCCAGGAGGGGCCGTGGTGTTGGCGCCGGCTCGACGTGCCGGTCATCGCGGCGGTCCCGGGTTATTGTTTTGGGGGCGGTCTGCAGATCGCGCTGGCGTCGGATTATCGATTCACGTCGGCGGATGCGGCATGGTCGGTCCTGGAGGCGAAGTGGGGGCTGGTGCCGGACATGTCCGGCGTGCAGGCGCTGAAGCAGGTGGTCGGCGCGGATGTGGCGAAGCGGCTGTCCATGGGCGCGGAGATCATCACGGGCGCTCAGGCCGTGAAGTATGGCCTGGCTAGCGAGGTGGCTGAGGATCCGTTGGCCGCCGCGGAGGAGCTGGCTCGGGTGTTCATCGATCGTTCCCCCGACGCCGTAGCGCAGTCCAAGAAACTTATCGACGAAACCTGGACGGCGGGGCCTCGGAAGACTTTCTTCTTGGAGCGTCTGCGTCAGGCGCCGTTGCTGTTTGGGCAGAATGCGAAGGTGGCGAAGGCGCGCGCGGCTGCCGCGAAGGTGGGGAAGAAGTTGCCGGGCTATAAGCCGCGTCGCTCGCGGCACGTGTTCTGAGGCCCGCAGAGCGCCCGGCGCGCGGCGCGGGGTGTTATGGGGAGATGAAGTGGTCGGGGTCAAAGGAGACCGGGTCCCGCGGGAGTTTGCCCAGATCAAAGGACTCTAGAGCCTCGAGGAGCACGCGGTGGTTCCGGTCCGCGAGGCTCTCGGCGCTAGCAACAGCCTCGGCAGCTGCGCCCCCGGCGGCGCTAGAGCTCGCGGCAGCCGCGCCGCCCAGCGAGCCCAGAATCCACTCCAACACCCGCGCCGACGCCCCCGGATCCACCGCCCGCAACTGCGCCAGCGTCACCGCCCCATCACGCTTCGCCAAACGCCTGCCCTCCGGCCCCACCACCAACGGCACGTGCACATACTGCACCTCCGGCAGATCCAGCAGGTGCGCCAGGTACGCCTGGCGCGGCGCCGAGCTCAACAGGTCGTCACCGCGGACAACCTCGCGGACGTGCGCCAGGGCGTCGTCCACAACAACGGCCAGATTGTAGGCGTAATCCCTCGCATGCCCACCGGCGCCGTCGTCCCCCGGCTCGCCCGGCGCGCACCGCGGAAGGATGTTCCCTCCCCGCCGTAGAACCATGTCGTCCACGTCCCCGGCGTACACCCGCGTCAGCGGGTCCGCCTCCGCCGCGAAAAGCTCCGTCACCTCCCACGAGGACACCCCGGCGCGCAGCCGCAAAGCCGGCACTCGCCCACCCCGGGAACCCCCGGCGGCCAGCTCTTCCCTCTTCCGCCCGGCCTCCTCCACAGACAGGTCCCTGCATGTCCCCGGATAGCGCCCCGGGATGGCATGGGGTGCCCGCACTGCGTCCTGAATGTCCCGGCGCGAACAGAAGCACTCGTACACCAGCCCGCGCCGCTGCAAGTCCTGCAGCGCGGACTCGTAATGCTCATACGTCTCCTGTTGGCGCGCCGCCGGCCCCACGAAGCGCAGCCCCAGCTCCTCCAAGTCGGCCCGTTGGCGGGAGGTGAAGTGTGGGGAGGTGCGCTGGGCGTCGATATCATCAATGCGCAACGCCAGCCTGCCCGCAGCGCGCAACCACGCGATCACGGCGGTGCGGAGGTTGCCGATGTGCAGGTCGCCGGAGGGGCTGGGCGCGTATCGGCCGGCGGGTGGGGTGCTGGTGCTCACTCCCCCAGCCTAACCCGCGCGCGTGGCGCCCCGCAGTAGACTGGGTTCCCATGACCGCCGAACAGCGCCACACAGACACAACCTTCAGCTTAGGCACCCGCCTGGAGGAGGACACGCGCCTTCCTGACTCCGCCCCGCGGCAGACCGCCTCCGCCATCGACGCCGCCGGTAACCCCGTGACCAGCGTGAACACCGAAAACCAGGGGCATGGGCGCACCGGGGTGATTCACACGCCGCACGGCGACATCCACACGCCCGCGTTCATTCCCGTGGGCACGAAGGCGACCGTGAAGACCCTCACGCCACAGCAGGTGCGCAGCGCCGGGGCGCAGGCGGTGCTGTCCAACGCGTACCACCTGTATTTGCAGCCAGGCCCAGAGATCGTGGACCAGGCCGGTGGCGTGGCCGCCTTTGAGAATTGGCACGGACCTACCTACACGGACTCCGGCGGGTTCCAGGTGATGAGCCTGGGCGTGGGGTTCAAGAAGGTCCTGGCGATGGACACGAAGGGGCTGGATAAGAAGGACATTGTGGCGCAACAGTCCAAGCGCATGGCCGTGGTGGACGAGGATGGTGTGGATTTCCGCAGTGTGATTGATGGGTCGAAGCACCGGTTCACCCCGGAGGTGTCCATGCAGATCCAGCACCAGTTGGGCGCGGACATTATCTTCGCGTTCGATGAGCTAACCACGCTGGTGAATACGCGCCACTACCAGGAGCGGTCTGTGGAGCGGACGCATCGGTGGGCACAGCGCTGCCTGGAGGAGCACTACCGGCAGACTGTGCTGCGCGAGGATAAGCCGCTGCAGTCTCTGTGGGGCGTGGTGCAGGGCGCGCAGTACGAAGACCTGCGGAAACAGGCCGCGCGCGGCCTGGTGGAACTGTCCGACGCCGCAATTGCAGACGGGCGGCGCGGCTTCGGCGGCTACGGCATCGGCGGGGCGTTGGAGAAGGAGAACCTGGGGACGATCGTCAACTGGGTGTGTGAGGAGCTGCCGGAAAACATGCCGCGCCACCTGCTGGGGATCTCCGAGCCGGACGACCTGTTCACGGGCGTGGCCGCGGGGGCGGACACGTTCGATTGTGTGGCGCCGACGCGCCTGGCCAGACGTGGCGGGGTGTACACGTTGGATGGTCGGATGAACTTGACCAATGCGCGTTTCAAGAATGATTTTTCTCCCATCGACGCCGAAGTGGGCGGCGAAGTCTCCGAGAACTATTCGCGCGCGTATATCCACCATCTGTTGAAGGCAAAGGAGTTTTTGGCGGGGACGTTGTGCACGATGCACAACCTGCATTTCATGATCACGCTGGTGGATAACATCAGGCGGTCCATCGAGGAGGGGCGTTTTGTGGAGTATCGCGCGGAGTTTATGAGCCGGTATTACGGCGAGGGCTGGGAGGCGCGGCTGGGCTAGCCGCGCTAGTCGCGCGCGGCGCCCTCGTAGCGCGTGATCTTCCCGGAGCTAAACGCCTTCTCCAGGGAGGATCCCTCCACGTCCAGCGTGGGAAGCACCTTGTCCAGCCACTTCGGCATGTACCAGGTGGCGCGTCCGGCCAGGAGCATGAGCGCGGGGATGGCGGTCATGCGGATCAGGAAGGCGTCGAAGAGCACGCCGGCGCCGAGCGCGAAGCCAAAGATCTGGATGAACGGCAGGGGCTGGAAGATGAAGGACACAAACACCGCGATCATGATGAGCGCGGCCACGGTCACCACGCGTGCGCCGAGGCCGAAGCCGTGGATTACGGAGTCCTCGGTGGCGCTGTAGGTGTAGTCCGGGCCCTGCGCGAGGCGTTGGGATTCCTGGATGTAGCGTTCTCTCATGCGGCTGACGATGAACACTTGGTAGTCCATGGCCAGCCCGAAGGTCACGCCGATCAGGAAGATCGGCATGAAGCTGATGAGTGGGCCGGGGGAATCCCACAGGCCCCACAGGCCTTCCTGCCACACCAGCACGGTCACACCGAAGGCCGCACCCACGGACAGCAGGAAACCGCCGGCGGCCATGAGTGGGACCAGCAAAGAGCGGAACACCATCATGAGCAGCACCAGGGCCAGCCCCACCACCAGCGCCAGGTAGATGGGCATGGCCTTCTTCAACGTGTCCGTGACGTCTTGTTGGATAGGGATCAAGCCTGTGATTCCCATGGTCACGCCCGTTTCGCGTTCGATGTCCGCCTGCTGCTCCCGCAGGGCGTGGATCAACTGCACGGTGGATTCCTCCCGTGGCCCGTGCACAGGGGTGACCACGAGCTGTGCGGTGGTGCCGTCCTCGGACTGTCCGACCAGCTGCGCGTGTTCCACTTCCGGGTTGTTCTGCAGCTGGTCCATCGCATAGATGAACGCGGCCTGTTGTGGCGAGGCGGGAGTCTGCTCTTCGCTGCGCTCCCCCGCCCCGCCGGTGTACGGCGCCAACACGGTAGCGTCCGCCCGCGCGTGCTCAGCATCCACCAGCACCAGCATCGGAGCATTCCGGCCCTCGCCGAATCCTTCCGCGAGCAGGTCCGCGGCTTGCCGCTGCGTGGATGTGACACTACTGGTGGTGTCATTCGGCAGAGACAGCTGTAGGTTCAACGCCGGCAGCGTGAGCAGCGCCAACACCGCCATCACCACAGCCAACGCCACACCGGGGAACCGGTGCACCAGCTTCACCCACCGCGTGCCCAGGTTTTCCTTCGTGCCGTGCACCTGCGGCCCGGTCGTGCGGCCATCCTCCCGCAGGCTTTCCCGCGGCGTACGGCTCGCCTCGCTCTTGAACACCCACCGGCCCAGCAGCCCCAGCAACGCGGGCAGGAACGTCAGGGACAGTAGCACTGCCACCAGCACGAAGGCCGCCGCGAAGTAACCCATCGCAGACAGGAACGGGATGTTCACCAGCCGCAGGCCCGCCAGGGCCACGATCACGGTCACTCCGGCGAACACCACCGCGCTGCCTGCCGTGCCGCAGGCCAGCCCGATCGCGTCCGGCCTGGACCGGCCGAGCGCCAGCTCGTCCCGGTAGCGCGCCATAATAAACAAGGCATAGTCAATTCCCACGGCCAGGCCGATCATGAGCCCCAGGGTGGGCGTCATGGAGTTCAACGGCACGAAGGCGGTGGCGCCCACGGTCAGGAACGCACCAATACCCACGCCCACCAGCGCGCTGATCAGCGGCAGCCCCGCCGCCAGCAGGGACATGAACGTAATCGCCAGGATAATCAGGGCCACCACCACGCCCACGATCTCTGAGATGGGTTCGATCTCAATCGGGTCTCCAAATCCAGGCCCGCCGATCTCCACGCGTAGCCCAGCATCCCGGGAGATTTGGGCGGCGGCTTCCACGGCATCGCGGTCGGCGTCGGTCACTTCGGCGGGGAGGGCGACGTCGAAGGAGAAGGTGGAGGTGCCGATGGTGGCGTCGTCGGATAGGACACGTTGCGTGTAGGCGTCCTTGGTGGCGGTGGCTTTCGGCAGGCCCTGGTTGGTGAGTTGGTCCACGATCGCGTCCGTTTGCGCGTGGTTCACAGTGACGGGGTTGCCCCAGCGCAGGGTGCTGCCTAGTTGCGGCACGGTGTCCTTGATCGCCTGGGTGGTGCGGTCCATCGCCTCCATGTAGGCGGGTTCGTCCAGGCGGTGGCCTTCGGGGGCTTGCCACACCATGTTCACGTCCGCGGACGCCGCCGGGTTGTCCGTGCCGGGGAACTTGTCCATCAGGATCTCGGTGGCCTGGGTGGAGGGCACGTTGTTGATGGCGAAGATGTCGTTGAAGCCTTTTTGGAAGCTCAGTGCACTGCCTGCCACGCCGAGAAGCGCGAGCAGCCAGACTATGATGACCACCCATTTGTGCAGGTAGGACCATCGACCAACGTGAAAGAGGAATTGTGCCACGATCCCCACCCTACACGCGAGGCCCTACATCACCCGGGGGCGTGGCTGGGTATCGTGGGTGGGTATAGTGCCCCTGGTTGATAAGAGTGTTGATGATGTCTGATGTCCCTGGCGATTCCTCCCCCGCGCCGTCTGCGCTGTCTACGACGCCCGCTGGCCCCGATCATTTCCTGGAGATGACCGAACTGCTGCGTGCTGCATGGGAGGGCCAGCCGTTTGTGTCCTTGCCGCAGGTCTGGGCTCAATTGGCGGGGCTGGGTGTGGGGTCCTTATCCTCCGACGCCGAACTGTCTCTTGCCCTCACCCACCTGTCTGAGTTGCACCCGTGTAGTGCGACGGCCGCTGGCGCGGATGCGACGGTGTTGGTGGAGACGTGCGAGCCGGTGCGTCGGGTGACGTTCACGGCCGATGGGATGTTGATAGCGCGTTCTGGACAGATGCAGCCGGTGGTGTGGCCGGTGGGCCGGGTGTTGAGTTCACGGCCGGGTGGAGAGTTGGCGGTGGAGGATCGTTCCGGGTTTGTGCATTCGTTGGGGCGGGTGGTGCGCATGACCGTGTTGGAGAAGCAGTGGGAACTGTTCGGCGATACTGCGGGTGACACTGCCGGTGGTACTGCTGGTGGCACTTCCAGCGCTGTGGATCTGTCCGGGTGCTCGCGCTCAGCACTAGGTGGTGCTGTTTTTGTGGGGGTGTTGGATTCGGGTGATGTGGTGGTGTGTGATCGGGCGATCCAGGTGGTGACTGCTCAGCGGCGCTCGGCTTCGGTGGAGGTGCTGCGCGGGTGGCAGCGTGTGGTGGCCGGCCGGTGTGGGGAGCCTGTGGTGGTGCGTCTGGCTGGTGGTGAGGATCGGCAGGTTGGCGCTGGAGTGTTGACCGCGATGTGGCGTGTGGAGTGAGAGCTTCTCAGCGTGTAAGTACTGTGCGGTGGGGATGTGCTGCGCGGTAGGCACTGGGTGGCGCTCAGTGCATGGTGCGCATGGGTAAAGCCCACCGTCTGTCCACGCTGGTAGTGCGTGGACAGACGGTGGGCTTCATACCTTGTGCTTCAGCAGTGTCCGGCTAGCCGAGGGGCTAGCCCGCCGGGTAGTGGGTCACTACCCGGCGGTTACCGGGGTGAGCTGGTGTGCAGCTTTTTAGTTGTTGCTGTCACCTGCTGCGCTGTCTGCGTCTGCAGCTGGCTCCTCTGAGGTCTCTGCGGGTGCAGAGGCGTCAGGGGTCTCAGTCTCGGTTGGAGCGGAGGTCGACTGGTTGGCCTTCTTGTTGCCGGAGCCGATGTTGTTCTTCGGATCCTCAGCCAGCTTCTTCAGTGCTTCTCCGGAACCGGTTGCGGAACCGTTGTCCTTCGCGGTGTTCTTCGCGAGGTTTCCGAAGGAGCCGATGGAAGAGCCTTCATTGTCCTTACCAGGCTTGACTGGGTTTGCACCCCAGTCACATCCCAGTGCAACGTAGGCGCTGGTTACTGCCAGGCCGGCTGCGATGATTGCACCTCCCAGCAGCTGACGCTGCTGTTCCACGGTCAGGTAGGTGTTGATGTTCAGTGCAGCTGGGACCTCGAAGTGAGGCAGGCTGATACCGAACTTCTGCAGCTCCCGAGTGATCGTGGAGTTGAAGTTAGCAGAGATGGAGTCAATCTGCTGCTGGATCTGTGGTGGGATCTTGATGAAGGACAGCAGTCCCAGTGGCACCAGCCACAGGAATGGGTTCGTGACATTCATCGCCTTAACGTCGAAGCAGTGCTCCAGCTTCGTCCAAGATCCGGAAGTATCTGGGTTCGTGCCAGCTGGCTTCTCCTCAACCTTCAGCTTCGCCTCGACCACATCCTGAGACTTATCAGGGTAGGTCACCACAACGGTGACGTTCTTCTCACCAGGCGTGGAGGTATCCGGAGTCTCCTTGTACTCAACCTGCGTACCCTCAGGCAGATCATCGATGTTCTCGATGTTCTTCTTCGGATCTGGGGTGTCGCCGACCTTAACGGTCTGCTCCTTGCCCTGTGGATCGTACTTGTCAGCGTCGGTCCGGTCGGAACCGTTGTCATCGCGACCCTCTTCGTGGCCGGAGACAGGAACCTTAACCTCAACCTTGCCGCCAGGCAGTTCCGGATCCTCGATGGTCACAACAATCGGACCATCAACATCAGTACCAGGCGTGACGTGAACCTTACCGTCCTCACCAACCTCAACAGGAACAGTCTTGCCGTCCTCGTCCTTAGCAGAGATCTTGGTGTCATCATCCTTGTTCGTGATAACGATACCGGTGTCCTGCTTCTCGTCGGTCGGATCAACAGGCTTCACATTGTCGGTGTTGACCGTGGTTGGGTTCTTCTCAACCTTCAGCTTCGCCTCAACGTTGTCCTTAGAGCCATCTGGGTAGGTCACCACAACGGTAACGTTCTGCTCACCAGGCTTAGAGGTATCTGGCTTCTCCGAGTACTCAACCTTCGAACCCTCAGGCAGCTTGTCAGCATCAACAATGTTGCCCTTCGGATCTGGGGTCTCGCCAACCTTAACGGTCTGGTCCTTACCCTTCGGATCATACTTATCAGCATCATCCTGACCCACGGTCACAGTCGTCGTGACCTCATCCTTGGTGCCATCAGGGTAGGTCACCACAACAGTGACAGGCTTCTCACCAGGCGTGGAC encodes:
- a CDS encoding crotonase/enoyl-CoA hydratase family protein, encoding MTADSPKTGAPGASTSSSASAGASGAASIGASGAAPSATILSSETTDNITLRISDEGIAYVLLDRPEKLNALTIPMLKRMIQVSRQIQKDKSIRAVILTGANGNFSSGLDFGAAFKSPREIAANFASRPWRGTNTFQEGPWCWRRLDVPVIAAVPGYCFGGGLQIALASDYRFTSADAAWSVLEAKWGLVPDMSGVQALKQVVGADVAKRLSMGAEIITGAQAVKYGLASEVAEDPLAAAEELARVFIDRSPDAVAQSKKLIDETWTAGPRKTFFLERLRQAPLLFGQNAKVAKARAAAAKVGKKLPGYKPRRSRHVF
- a CDS encoding MMPL family transporter yields the protein MAQFLFHVGRWSYLHKWVVIIVWLLALLGVAGSALSFQKGFNDIFAINNVPSTQATEILMDKFPGTDNPAASADVNMVWQAPEGHRLDEPAYMEAMDRTTQAIKDTVPQLGSTLRWGNPVTVNHAQTDAIVDQLTNQGLPKATATKDAYTQRVLSDDATIGTSTFSFDVALPAEVTDADRDAVEAAAQISRDAGLRVEIGGPGFGDPIEIEPISEIVGVVVALIILAITFMSLLAAGLPLISALVGVGIGAFLTVGATAFVPLNSMTPTLGLMIGLAVGIDYALFIMARYRDELALGRSRPDAIGLACGTAGSAVVFAGVTVIVALAGLRLVNIPFLSAMGYFAAAFVLVAVLLSLTFLPALLGLLGRWVFKSEASRTPRESLREDGRTTGPQVHGTKENLGTRWVKLVHRFPGVALAVVMAVLALLTLPALNLQLSLPNDTTSSVTSTQRQAADLLAEGFGEGRNAPMLVLVDAEHARADATVLAPYTGGAGERSEEQTPASPQQAAFIYAMDQLQNNPEVEHAQLVGQSEDGTTAQLVVTPVHGPREESTVQLIHALREQQADIERETGVTMGITGLIPIQQDVTDTLKKAMPIYLALVVGLALVLLMMVFRSLLVPLMAAGGFLLSVGAAFGVTVLVWQEGLWGLWDSPGPLISFMPIFLIGVTFGLAMDYQVFIVSRMRERYIQESQRLAQGPDYTYSATEDSVIHGFGLGARVVTVAALIMIAVFVSFIFQPLPFIQIFGFALGAGVLFDAFLIRMTAIPALMLLAGRATWYMPKWLDKVLPTLDVEGSSLEKAFSSGKITRYEGAARD
- the tgt gene encoding tRNA guanosine(34) transglycosylase Tgt; amino-acid sequence: MTAEQRHTDTTFSLGTRLEEDTRLPDSAPRQTASAIDAAGNPVTSVNTENQGHGRTGVIHTPHGDIHTPAFIPVGTKATVKTLTPQQVRSAGAQAVLSNAYHLYLQPGPEIVDQAGGVAAFENWHGPTYTDSGGFQVMSLGVGFKKVLAMDTKGLDKKDIVAQQSKRMAVVDEDGVDFRSVIDGSKHRFTPEVSMQIQHQLGADIIFAFDELTTLVNTRHYQERSVERTHRWAQRCLEEHYRQTVLREDKPLQSLWGVVQGAQYEDLRKQAARGLVELSDAAIADGRRGFGGYGIGGALEKENLGTIVNWVCEELPENMPRHLLGISEPDDLFTGVAAGADTFDCVAPTRLARRGGVYTLDGRMNLTNARFKNDFSPIDAEVGGEVSENYSRAYIHHLLKAKEFLAGTLCTMHNLHFMITLVDNIRRSIEEGRFVEYRAEFMSRYYGEGWEARLG
- a CDS encoding glutamate--tRNA ligase family protein, whose amino-acid sequence is MSTSTPPAGRYAPSPSGDLHIGNLRTAVIAWLRAAGRLALRIDDIDAQRTSPHFTSRQRADLEELGLRFVGPAARQQETYEHYESALQDLQRRGLVYECFCSRRDIQDAVRAPHAIPGRYPGTCRDLSVEEAGRKREELAAGGSRGGRVPALRLRAGVSSWEVTELFAAEADPLTRVYAGDVDDMVLRRGGNILPRCAPGEPGDDGAGGHARDYAYNLAVVVDDALAHVREVVRGDDLLSSAPRQAYLAHLLDLPEVQYVHVPLVVGPEGRRLAKRDGAVTLAQLRAVDPGASARVLEWILGSLGGAAAASSSAAGGAAAEAVASAESLADRNHRVLLEALESFDLGKLPRDPVSFDPDHFISP
- a CDS encoding Rib/alpha-like domain-containing protein, translating into MKPVDPTDEKQDTGIVITNKDDDTKISAKDEDGKTVPVEVGEDGKVHVTPGTDVDGPIVVTIEDPELPGGKVEVKVPVSGHEEGRDDNGSDRTDADKYDPQGKEQTVKVGDTPDPKKNIENIDDLPEGTQVEYKETPDTSTPGEKNVTVVVTYPDKSQDVVEAKLKVEEKPAGTNPDTSGSWTKLEHCFDVKAMNVTNPFLWLVPLGLLSFIKIPPQIQQQIDSISANFNSTITRELQKFGISLPHFEVPAALNINTYLTVEQQRQLLGGAIIAAGLAVTSAYVALGCDWGANPVKPGKDNEGSSIGSFGNLAKNTAKDNGSATGSGEALKKLAEDPKNNIGSGNKKANQSTSAPTETETPDASAPAETSEEPAADADSAAGDSNN